The DNA region GGTGCAGAACGCAAGTTTTGGCAACAAAACGGAGTTTACAGCACTGCGGTAGGTTATGCTGCTGGTTACACACCTAACCCCACCTACAGAGAAGTATGCACAGGCATGACTGGTCATAATGAAGTAGTATTAGTAGTGTTTGATCCGCAGGTAATTACTTATTCCCAACTGCTAAAAGTCTTCTGGGAAAGCCACAACCCCACCCAAGGAATGCGTCAAGGTAATGACTCTGGCACTCAATACCGTTCTGGTATTTATGTATATTCACAGACTCAAAAGCAACTAGCAGAAGCATCACGGGACGCTTATCAACAAGCTTTAGAAAAAGCAGGGTATGGGGAAATTACCACAGAAATTTTAGATGCACCTGAATTTTATTATGCTGAAGACTACCATCAACAGTATTTAGCT from Anabaena sphaerica FACHB-251 includes:
- the msrA gene encoding peptide-methionine (S)-S-oxide reductase MsrA, which produces MGIFGFGKKLAIPTPEQALPGRTEKMPVPAKHYVNSNPLKPPFPEGMETAMFGLGCFWGAERKFWQQNGVYSTAVGYAAGYTPNPTYREVCTGMTGHNEVVLVVFDPQVITYSQLLKVFWESHNPTQGMRQGNDSGTQYRSGIYVYSQTQKQLAEASRDAYQQALEKAGYGEITTEILDAPEFYYAEDYHQQYLAKNPGGYCGLGGTNVACPVGVSEAPVS